In a single window of the Gossypium hirsutum isolate 1008001.06 chromosome D02, Gossypium_hirsutum_v2.1, whole genome shotgun sequence genome:
- the LOC107909953 gene encoding zinc finger protein SHOOT GRAVITROPISM 5, with the protein MLDNSTVSLLPFSPSDPLSSFQNGVSHKRKRKPAGTPDPDAEVVSLSPKTLLESDRYVCEICNQGFQRDQNLQMHRRRHKVPWKLLKRETQEVKKRVFVCPEPSCLHHHPSHALGDLVGIKKHFRRKHSNQRKWVCDKCSKGYAVQSDYKAHLKICGTRGHSCDCGRVFSRVESFIEHQDACSVRGVQPELQAVHPGCSSRSASSTSPSSDANVGIFPVPRIGLSITKSTDPTVFSYSNASTSDHHPQPQQNLELQLLPSSTTHSDEDCATHLKLSIGSSDGGEKNEPSKFSLDTFREKNASETVLEATRLKELASEQLKLAMAENTYAEKARLEAKKQIEMAELEFASAKRIRQQAQGELEKAQVLKDQATKKISATIIQITCQACKHQFHTSTAAVPADEASLAMSYMSSATTEGEGE; encoded by the exons ATGTTGGATAACTCTACTGTTTCCCTTCTTCCATTTTCCCCCTCTGATCCTCTCTCTTCTTTCCAAAATGGGGTCTCCCacaaacgaaaaagaaagccagcAGGCACCCCTG ATCCGGATGCAGAGGTGGTTTCTTTATCTCCAAAAACGTTGTTGGAATCAGACAGGTATGTGTGTGAGATCTGCAACCAAGGGTTTCAAAGAGACCAGAACCTTCAAATGCATAGGAGGAGGCACAAGGTTCCCTGGAAGTTGCTGAAAAGAGAAACGCAAGAGGTGAAAAAGAGGGTATTCGTTTGCCCTGAGCCAAGTTGCTTGCACCATCACCCTTCCCATGCCTTGGGAGATCTGGTTGGCATTAAGAAGCATTTCAGGCGGAAGCACAGCAATCAGAGAAAATGGGTTTGCGACAAGTGCTCCAAAGGATATGCAGTCCAGTCTGATTACAAGGCTCATCTCAAGATTTGTGGCACCCGTGGTCATTCTTGTGACTGTGGTCGTGTTTTTTCCAG GGTGGAGAGCTTCATTGAGCACCAAGATGCTTGCAGTGTTAGAGGAGTCCAACCTGAATTGCAGGCGGTGCACCCTGGTTGCTCCTCTCGATCGGCTTCAAGCACTAGTCCATCAAGCGATGCCAATGTTGGCATATTTCCCGTGCCTAGAATTGGATTGTCAATTACGAAATCAACTGATCCGACTGTTTTCTCGTACAGTAACGCATCTACTTCTGACCACCACCCCCAGCCGCAACAAAACCTTGAACTTCAGCTTTTGCCATCATCAACCACTCACTCAGATGAGGATTGCGCAACTCATTTGAAGCTTTCCATAGGATCAAGTGACGGCGGTGAAAAGAATGAGCCTAGCAAGTTTAGTTTGGATACATTTAGGGAAAAGAATGCCAGTGAAACAGTATTGGAAGCTACTAGGTTGAAAGAGCTGGCAAGTGAGCAGCTAAAATTGGCCATGGCCGAGAATACCTACGCCGAAAAGGCTAGACTAGAAGCGAAGAAGCAGATAGAGATGGCTGAGCTTGAGTTTGCAAGTGCTAAAAGGATAAGGCAACAGGCCCAAGGTGAACTGGAGAAGGCTCAAGTGTTGAAAGATCAAGCAACTAAGAAGATAAGTGCTACTATCATTCAAATTACTTGTCAAGCTTGTAAGCACCAATTCCATACATCAACTGCTGCGGTTCCAGCTGATGAGGCCTCACTTGCTATGAGTTACATGTCTTCAGCCACAACTGAAGGAGAAGGAGAGTGA